tcagataaatatattttgtacaaCTTGAAAACAAAGAAGGCAATGAGCTATTCTATTTATAGAGTTTCAGActttacaaagaaaataaaatcataactaACTAATCTTGCTAACCTATCATGTATTAACATGTGTGTGTAGTGACGTGTTTATTTCTAAtaagtagtaaaattatttgagataagatgttttattatgttttgaaaaatgagagagagaaaattaaataaaagtattataaagttcaaaaattattaaaatataattttataatataattcttttgttttgaaattagatCAAGTTgtataattctataaatagtaaaatcaagtcattttatatatttatttatatgtaattcttttatattcttCTTTAAAAGATAGCTTGGCCAGTCAGTCAGCACTTCGACAAACAAATtatagaagagagagagagagagagagagagagaggaaacgcCACTCCTAGCTGTTGTCCCGCCAGTCAAATTCTTCAATGATTTGATTAGACTTTTGGTGTGCCAAGTACTAAATTACATTCCCAACATTTAACCCCAAGTTTATTATAAATgttgtctatttaaaaatataaagaaaaataataatatgtgtattatttgtaactttataaacaaatttaaaaaacgCACGTGCTAATGTTtcatatttcattatttaagATGGTTTGCATAAACTTGATCTGTCAACCTTCTACTACTGCAATATCGGTTCCGTTAAAACTATATGTATGTACATGTGCGACATTTACGTCCGGATGGTTTTTGTCTTCGATCTATGTGAGCATTAGACATGATCGACAAACTGATCAGTAGGGATAGCATGCACGCATCATTTCCAATTTCCCTTCGCGGTTATAAAGACAGAGATATAGATCATCGAGCTGCTGCTTTAATTTGAAActctaaaataagaaaaacacataaatttaatttttaacaatttttatttataagtaatcgAGTGAATTTATCAAATACCATTAAATATtcaacaaatattattaaaaccaTTTTATTTGCCTATGTCCCTTTAATCTAAATAATAGAACTCATACATAAATTCTACGGAATCCGCTCAAACAACACCGGAACTTGTTttccaacatatatattaacACCATCTAAGTGCAGGAGAGATTGCATGGTGTTAATTACAGGATCCACACAAATTATCTAACCTCCAAAGGAAGAAAGTTTGCATGCAAACTAATTGATTGGTTGGACTACAGGTCTCCAGTAGTACTGCTGTATGGTTAATTGCTTGGACCACATCTCCACTGTAATTAATGTGTTtggataattaatattaatatattgtaaGAAAGTACAACAGAAAAATTCCTCAACCTCAACTTATACAATTGTTCCACAAATTTTTCCAAATTGACAAATTCCCAAGATTTACTGTTAGTGGTGAAGTATACTATATAGTACAAAATTAGAGTAACACTTGACAAATCCACAACttaaatatcttatcaaaagagaacaagaagaaaactTCTGTGTATTTCAGACAGTTTCAAAAAACCAAATGAGGACTATATACAGCCTATACCGGAGAGCTTTTGTATATAGACCTTCTACACAGGACTAGCCTTTAATTGCCAAAATGAATGGCAGTAACGCAAGCCATACGTTACAAACAAATAACGCATGGCTTACACTGCAGTAaaggaggggtcagccccagGATCATCCGCCGAGGCATTACAAGAAAGTCGTACGTAGTCTTAATCTTGTTATCATACAAAGATCACAATAATAGGCCGTTCGATATCGCCTAAAGTTAGGAATAGCCTAGCATGCAGGAACGCACCTAGCTTGGAGGTCAGGATCTCAAATAGTAAAAAGGATTTTAGAGATCGAATTCCCATGCATACAGATACGAATAAATAGGAGTAGCCACAACACATTAATTTACGTACAAACGGGAAAACAACATGACATACTGAAGGACCGGAACAAGTTCTGTTCTAGTTCCTCGTACAATTTGATTAAACTCGGTGACATCTTGAAATGACCAGACTCCAAGGGCTTATTTCTTGCATGAGTCTTCTCCATCTTACCACAATTTCAGCTACAGAAGAGAGAGCCTACAGGAAATTCAAGGAAAGACGTAAGCGACAATATGGTAATATGTCATCGAAGAGGCCAGCATGCAAGCTGGGAAATGCATTTGAAAATTATGTCTCGACGCCAGCTCGTCTTACACTAGGACTTACTGTTAAGAACTATGGTGGAAAAAAGAATCAgaagaaatcaatatttttctgGGTGTCGTTACTGCTTTACCCTAATTTGAGAGATGTATCGGAACTGTCGTCTTCTAGAGAAGGGGGGCCACCGCTGCTGCTGCAGACATTGGTGACAGATTCCGACGACATGCCTTCTTCCTGGACGAGGATGTCCGACTCCACAAGAACAGGTCTTTTTCCCTTGCAAGACATCATCATCtgaaatccaaaaatatcatccacCATTTTGTGCAgaatgtaaaaacaaacaaacaaagcaaatcaaataaatattcttaccTTCTGCTTCAATTGCCTGTTCTCCTCTAACAACTGAGCTCCCTGCATTTGGCAGCCAGTCCAAGAACACAAGTGAACAAAGGAAACATTAAAACTTGAACTTCGTTGGTAAGGAGATTACAACAtctcagaaaaataaaaccaaactgACACCAAGACTAGCTAGGTCTCCAAAGCATGTTAAGAACGAAATAATTCTCTTATCAATTCATGATGTCTCTTTCTAGCTAGACATCTCTCTCTAATGAAACACAACGTAGGTTTCCCCAGTTGCCAGTCTGACTAAAACCACTTTCACTTGAGGGACTGCGACACATATGGAATCAGAACACAGCCAAGAAGCATATAATTACCACCTGGTTTCATGAAAACCCCATActtttccttgttttttcttGATGAATGTCCATAAAGGTACACCTACTACCATTCTGTTTCAACAACttcattctaatattttattatttcctttactttccttttccttccctctggttcaatttcatcccaataaCTTCATCTCTAGAATTACAATGcactttcttattattaattatatttatatcaaataatattaatcatctttcttttaatattttttaaaatataagaaattattttttgcatctaTCTATAACCATGCaaaaatgataagaatatgagaaaatatgaataaattttttattaattatttataaagtacaaaataatgcaataatcttataacaaattataatacaaGTAATGTTCAtctatctaatttaattaaagaaataataataataaaaataataatattttattattatagagagtgatggctaattcaatgtagaTTCAAGTCTTGAGTGATTGGCTGgaagtaaaaatatttcttgagcaaaattttgaagaatagGATCGCcagatgactaatccaatgcaaATGCTCCAAGGAGTCTGTTTACTAACCTTTCTTTCAAGTGTAGTAATCTCAGTCAGCAACCGATCTTCCTGAAAGAAAGAGGAAGGCCCACACgattctttatataatattcttaCGTAGTTTGATATGTATATACTACAGAAAGGAACCAGCAAAAACCTTAGTCTCAAGCACACGGCTAAGTCCAGCTTCAAGCATTTTCTCCAATTGCTGCAATTCCTCTAAATTTAATCCTTCAAGATCCTCTCCTCTTGTCTGCCTGCAGGCAAAAGTGTCTAAATTTAGCATCAGCAAATACTGGGAAAGATTATCCTTTAGCAACTATTAATACCTTAGCTGGTGGGTCTTATCTGCCACTTCCTTACTCAATCTGACGTGATTATTATTCTCTAGCTGAAAATAACGAAAAAAGTGGTCAGATGACCTCCTTTAAGCATAAAGCCTAAAACAAAAGGCAACATTCCCGTGTCTGACTTGGATCTACAATTTATATGAAATGCCATTTCCTCCATGTCAATTAGCACGGCGGAGCATTACAGGAGTCCTTGCAAACGTTTAATCAGAGCTTTTCGGTAATTCTTGAAATATGATTAGCAATATATTACCTGTAGTTCAAGGGATGGCTGATCCATTTGTTTAATGCCATTAGATTGCATATTATACCTTCCAAGTATATCCTTCATActtcagaagaagaaggacAACACAGTTAGAAGATGATCGATCCATGCACTGAAAGAAGTGAACTTCTAAAACATAAGATAGAAAAATTAATGGTTGCCATGAATCTGTACCCCAGGTTGATCTGTACCTTAAAAACTTGTCAATCCACCTGTTTTAGTATGCACGCATCTATATATTGGAGAAAGTTCATCTCCATTTAATAACTCCATGCTTTAAATTCTTAACAATTTGTGATCAGAATTGTAACcgacaaacaaaaaaatcatttcaaaattctaatTCAAGCTTGAGCACCTAATTAGGTGGAATAGAAATAAACACATTATATAGTGGACTTTACTACCGTATATTACATTCCTTATgaattccttttaaaaatattaaatatttaataaacaaaGTTTAGTTCAATATCTCATTGAaggtcttcaaatttgaataaaaactcGAAGAGATCTCGAACCAAAATTGCCATACCAATTTCAACATTACCAATTGacaccatatataaattaagatgtGTTGGACAATCATGTCAACCAACTTTgtcaagaaaaattttattcattattcagcTTCCTTGAAATTAGCTGTGGGAAATTAATTATGGATGACATGAAATTGATCAGCTTTCAGCTTGAAATTATCCAAGCTGAACAATGAAAAATTAGCTGGGTAGGAAAGTTTATTAAGACCTCTTTTGGTTATGCaatacagatgagataagatgtttactgaaagttgaataaaatattattataatataatttgaaaaaatagaattgtttattaaattttatgtgaaagtttaaaaaaaaatatattgattatataagatgagataatcttgttttgtgtaaccaaaccagcctaAGTATCTTCATTGTTCCGCAttgagaatatataaaaaatatatagcttTTCAATAAATTAGCTATGGTAGAAGAAAGGCATATAGTCATATGAtatgagaaattaatataatgCGAGAATTACAATGGACgacaaaaaattgataaatggGAATTAAAAAGAACtagagttaatatattttagcATATTGGAAGATGTTAAATTCTTTAACATACCATACCATACCATACCTTATGcttaacaaatgatattgatatgaTATTGTCCATAAGCCATTAGATCGGCATATATCGCctaatttataacaaaaaattcttaataaagTAAATCATGAATTAAAATCATCTTTATAAATTGCTCaaggaaaaacaataaaaggtTCCCGATGACTATCATTTAAATTGTGGCTCATCGGAGTGAACTTTCGTATTTTTGTGTCTTTCCTAGTTATTTATAAAGAGATGAAATCAGCTTC
This genomic interval from Juglans microcarpa x Juglans regia isolate MS1-56 chromosome 4D, Jm3101_v1.0, whole genome shotgun sequence contains the following:
- the LOC121260634 gene encoding MADS-box protein SVP-like; the protein is MAREKIKIKKIDNVTARQVTFSKRRRGLLKKAEELSVLCDAEVALIIFSATGKLFEFCSSSMKDILGRYNMQSNGIKQMDQPSLELQLENNNHVRLSKEVADKTHQLRQTRGEDLEGLNLEELQQLEKMLEAGLSRVLETKEDRLLTEITTLERKGAQLLEENRQLKQKMMMSCKGKRPVLVESDILVQEEGMSSESVTNVCSSSGGPPSLEDDSSDTSLKLGLSLL